Below is a window of Camelina sativa cultivar DH55 chromosome 11, Cs, whole genome shotgun sequence DNA.
ATAAAGGACATATATAAAGTAGAGTGTTACCATAACATCAAACTGCTCGGGCTTGGCGACAAGCTGCATACAACAATTGTCTACGATGATTTCATTGTAAGTAATCCCCGAATAATTTTTAGCAACCTCTCTGCAAGATTCGAGGAAGAGCCCATCCGCAAGCTTCATAATGTTAGCTTTATGAACAGCAGTCACTTTCTTCCTATTGTTCAGATATGCATACTCAAATGCATATCTCGCAATCCTCTCAGAACAAAACTTTGTTATAACCTACaaacaattcaacaacaacatgaatcaAAATTTGGACTAAAAACAATCTCTACCAAATCTTTTGAAAAATGGTTACCTTAAGGCTCTCGACAACACCAGGAACAACCTCATGCTCGAGTCCTGAATACTCTCCTTCAGTGTTCTCTCTAATGACAACGATATCAACATTTTCGTGTCGTGTCACTAAGCCAGGGACATTGATGCAATTGACAAGAGAAGCGAATATATCTAGTTCTTTCCTCAACTGCATATTCAAAGAACTGACACCACCACCAACAGGAGTCGCTAACCCACCTTTGAGACAAACCTTGTTTCTCTTCACAGACTCGATCACTTCTTCAGGGACTTTCCTCATGTTGCCTCTAACCTCGTACCGTTCGAAATGCACCGGTGCGTGCATCGCTTCCATGACCTGTTCCACCGCACCGGTCACTAAAGGTCCGATTCCGTCGCCGGGAATTAGGGTTACGATTCGTGGGGCTCCATCTCCGGGTCTAGGCATGTAGGTGATGGATCGGGACGGTGCGGTGAATGGAGAGGACGGATTCGCCAGAAGGCGACTCAGGATCGAAGCGGATCTTCTCACCATTGGTGgat
It encodes the following:
- the LOC104721213 gene encoding isocitrate dehydrogenase [NAD] regulatory subunit 3, mitochondrial; the protein is MVRRSASILSRLLANPSSPFTAPSRSITYMPRPGDGAPRIVTLIPGDGIGPLVTGAVEQVMEAMHAPVHFERYEVRGNMRKVPEEVIESVKRNKVCLKGGLATPVGGGVSSLNMQLRKELDIFASLVNCINVPGLVTRHENVDIVVIRENTEGEYSGLEHEVVPGVVESLKVITKFCSERIARYAFEYAYLNNRKKVTAVHKANIMKLADGLFLESCREVAKNYSGITYNEIIVDNCCMQLVAKPEQFDVMVTPNLYGNLIANTAAGIAGGTGVMPGGNVGAEHAIFEQGASAGNVGNDKIVEQKKANPVALLLSSAMMLRHLRFPTFADRLETAVKQVIQEGKCRTKDLGGDCTTQEVVDAVIAALE